ACAGCAGATAATATCACCATTATCAATTTTGGAATGGGAAGCCCTAATGCAGGAACGGTTGTGGATCTGCTTACAGCCATCATGCCCAAGGCCGTTTTATTTCTGGGTAAATGCGGTGGCCTGAAAATTAAAAAAAATAAAATTGGTGATCTCATACTACCCATTGCAGCTATTCGTGGGGAAGGAACATCCAATGACTATTTACCCCCAGAGGTTCCTGCTTTGCCTGCATTCGCTTTGCAAAAAGCCATTTCCACTACGATTCGAGAATATGAAAAAGATTATTGGACCGGAACAGTATACACGACCAATAAACGAGTGTGGGAACATCGTAAAGATTTTAAAAAATATTTAGCAGAACTTCGTGCACTCGCCATCGACATGGAAACTGCCACCATATTTATTGCCTCTTTTAAAAACAGAATTCCGGCCGGAGCTCTTTTATTGGTCTCCGATATGCCCATGGTTCCGGAAGGTGTAAAAACGGAAGAAAGCGATAAAAAAGTTACCGAAGAATTTTTAGTCACCCATCTAAAAATTGGAATTGATTCATTGAAGAAACTCATCACCAATGCCCAGACGGTAAGACATTTGAAATTCTAGTGTTGGCAATGGAGATGGTCATTAGATGCCCTCCATTTCAAACCGAACAAAAGTAAATTCTAAAAATTAACTGTTTTCTCTTTTCAATTTCATCTCGGCTTTTGGACCAACGAGAATTGGAACTACTTCCTCTTCAACATTGGAAACTTCCAAACCAAAATCTTCAAACGCAGGTAAGCTGAATTTCTTAATCATGCGATAACTCTGCACAACCCAGCGTTCAAAAGCATTGAGTTCTGTATCAGCTGAAACTCTGGTGCGAAGTAATAAAAATTTAAAATCTGCAGGTAAATGATGCTTCCTAAGAGAAGGATAAGTGCTCACCGTATCTACTTCTCCGGAGGCTACCATTTGATCAACAATTTCATAAAACATCGCATTCACCTTATGCGGAACTTTGAATCCAAATTTCAAATGGATAAAAAAGATTTCTTTTGGAACAATTGTATCTACGTGGAATGATTTTCTATAAGGTTCATCTCCGATTTCCACATGTACAAACCAGTAAACATCGGCTCGCTTAGGTCTTTTTCGCAGTATGGAATACATGATGTTTGAATCAATCAATCGTTTGTCATCAGCCAATGCGAGATAAACCAAATGACTGGATTCCTTGGGAATTGTTAGATCGTGTTGCAAGTCTTGCAACACAGGTATATAGTCTTTCAACTCTACAAACATGGTATGTTTCTGCCTTATCTTTTGCGCATTGTATAAAACAAAAACCATGGTAGCAACTCCTGCTGCAATTAAAAAAGAAAACCAACCACCATGTGCAAATTTATCCAGATTTGCAATCAGGAAAGTTGACTCTATACAAAGTACGAGAAAGGTTATCACCAATGGAATATAAAAAGCATGGAACTTTATTCTGTAAAAAAATCCGAGCAATAAAGTGGTCATAATCATATCGACCGTTATGGCCAGACCATAGGCCGCTTCCATATTCTCCGATTTTTTAAAAATTAAAACCACCACAATACATCCCACCATCAGAAACCAATTGATGCTGGGAATATAAACCTGACCCTTTAAATCGGTAGGATAGTTTACTTTCATTCTAAACCACAAATGAAGTTTCATTGCTTCATTTGTTAAAGTGAATACTCCGGAAATTAATGCCTGACTTGCTATAACAGTAGAAAGTGTAGCGATTCCTACTCCAAATGGTAAAAACCATTGTGGCATCAGCGCGAAGAAAACCCTAAAATTTGGATGACCTGCTGCGTCTACAATAACTTGTCCTTCATGATTAGAAATCAGATAAGCCGATTGTCCAAAATAACTTAATAACAAAGCAATTAAAACAAAGCTCCAACTCATCCTAACATTTTGTTTGCCACAATGCCCAAGATCAGAGTAAAGAGCTTCACCTCCGGTGGTACATAAAAAGACTGCACCCAAAATCCAGAATCCACCCGGATATTTAGCCAAAAGCTCTATTGCATAAACAGGATTGAGCGCCTGCAGCACTTGAGGATGCTCTATAATCTGGAGCAGACCCAAGAAACCAATCATACTAAACCAAGTAAACATTATTGGGCCGAAAAACTTTCCGACCAACTGTGTTCCCACTTGTTGGAAGGCAAAGAGTCCAATGATAATTCCTATAACTATAGGCACTGTATTTATATGGGCATTGGGGTATATCATTTTGATACCCTCCACTGCAGAAGAAATGGATATTGGCGGTGTGATGAATCCGTCTGCTATCAAGGTTGCACAACCAATAATAGCAGGGTAAATAACATATTTTGATTTATATCTTCTGACAAGAGCGTAAAGTGCAAATATTCCTCCTTCTCCTTTATTATCCGCATTCAATGCCAGGATAACATACTTGCCGGTGGTGATTAAAATTAAGGTCCAGAAAACACAAGACATCCCCCCGTAAATCAGTTCCTTGGATACCTCTCTATCATCCAAAATAGCCTGAATTACATAAAGAGGCGAAGTTCCAATATCCCCAAAAATAATCCCCAGTGTGATTAAAACGCCCGCTAAACTTAGCCTTTGGACACCATGCGAAGGATCGCTCATTTTAAGTAATTATTAATTATGTGCAGTCAAACTAGGCTCAAAGATAGGCCGATCGTTAAAATTGCATGTAATAAAAAGTATTATTTATTGAGTTGTGGGTAATGATCAATTCATATTAAGCCTGTAGCTCAATTTTTAACAGGTATAATATATCAGTCAGCAGATGTTGTTTCCAATTTTGTTCTCTGATTCATTGGGTGAAACCGCATGATGGTATCTCTGAGATAATGAAGGTCAAGATGCGTGTAAATCTCTGTAGTGGTGATCGACTCGTGCCCTAACATTTCTTGCACAAGCCGGAGGCCAGCGCCTCCTTCCACAAGATGAGTAGCAAAAGAATGTCTGAAAGTATGCGGACTGACCGTTTTGTGGATACCAGCTTTGGATACATATTCTTTCACAAGATTAAATACAGATATCCTGGATAACTTCTTTCCAAATTTATTCAAAAAAATAAAGTCCTCATAGCCTTTTACAACAGGAAGTTTATTTCTGTAAGAATCTCTGTAGAGGATCAATTGATGCAAGGCCTGTTCACCGATTGGGACCAGCCTTTCCTTATTGCCTTTTCCAATTACCTTAAGGATACCAAGGTCTTCCATCAGGTCTGACCATTTTGAATTAACCAATTCGCTTACCCTCAAACCGCAGGCATAAAGGGTCTCCAGAATGGCCCGATCCCTGTGCCCCCTTTCCACACTCAGATCTACAGCCTGCAGGACCATATCAATCTCTTCAACACTTAAAAAGTCAGGTAAATATTTAGCCTGACGGGGACCTTCCAATAATTCCGTAGGATCCTCATTCAGTAAATCCTCCACCAACAGAAATTTGTAGAAAGCCCTGACGCCGGACAAGATTCTGGCCTGTGATCTGCTGTCCAACTGAACTTTATTAAGCCAAGAGATAAATTGTATCAAATCCTGCAATTCGATTTTAAGCGGACTTTTATGGTCCAACTCCTCCGCAACAAACCTGGAAAGCTTGGCTACGTCTCTTGAATAAGCATCCAAAGAATGAGAAGATAATGACCTTTCAAGCTTTAAGTAAGCTTGAAAACCTTTAATTGCGCTGACCCAATCCATGAATCAAAAATACAATCTTATGACAACATATTATATTTTATTATAATATATTACTGTGGTTCATAAAGATTTCATTTCAGTACATTTGCATTTGTAACCCAATTTTTTCTTTGCATGCTCAACGATTATAAATTCCTTGATCAAAATGATCCTCTCCAGCAATTTCGTGCAGAATTTTGCTTCCCTTCAGATGAAGAAGGCGTTCCTTATAGTTATTTCTGTGGCAACTCGCTTGGTTTACAGCCCGTCAAAGCCAGGGCATACATTAATCGGGAATTGGATGATTGGGCCAAACATGGGGTACATGGCCATGAGATGGCCCATTTTCCCTGGGTGAGATACCATGAATTTTTAACTGAGCCCATGGCCCACATAATAGGAGCAAGACCTTCTGAAGTGGTTGTGATGAATACCCTTTCAGTCAATCTGCATTTAATGATGGTATCATTTTACAACCCAACTCCCAAAAGAAATAAAATATTAATTGAATACAGTGCCTTTCCTTCAGACCGCTATGCGGTAGATTCCCAAATAAAGTTCCATGGTTATAATCCGGAAGATTGTTTGATCATTCTTACCCCGAATGAAGGAGAAGTCTATATTACAAAAGAAAAAATCGAACAAACCATCCGTAAACATGGGGACGAGATTGCACTCATCCTCATTGGTTCCGTAAACTATTACACAGGACAAGCCTATCCTATCCGTTACATTACGGAATTAGGGCATGCTCATGGTTGTAAAGTGGGTTTTGACCTGGCGCATGGTGCCGGGAATCTGTTATTGAATTTGCATAATGACGGACCTGACTTTGCGGTCTGGTGCAGTTATAAATATTTAAACTCAGGACCTGGTGGACTTGCAGGTTGTTTTGTACATGAAAGACATGGTGAATCATTTGAACTCCCTCGATTTGCTGGTTGGTGGGGGCATGACAAAGCCAACCGGTTTAAAATGTCTCCGCAACTTAAATTAATGAGCGGTGCAGAAGGTTGGCAACTTAGCAATCCACCCATTCTGCCAATGGCAAGTTTAATGGCATCACTGGAAATTTTTCAGCGAGCCGGAATGGTTGCCATGCGAAAGAAATCCATTAGTCTGCACAACTACCTGCGTCAGTTAATTGAATCATTGGAACATCCCTCTATTCGGATACTTACTCCACTAAGTGAAGAAGAAAGAGGATGTCAACTTTCTATTCAAATTAAGAATGGGGATAAGCGTATTTACAAGCAGCTGTCCGAGCAACAAATCATTGCAGACTGGCGAGAGCCCGATGTGATTCGGGTTGCACCTGTACCCCTCTACAATTCCTTTGAGGATGCCTGGCAGCTTTATCAATCCTTAAAAAAAATATTGGCTGTTTAGATTTGTAGCGCATTTAATATATTTAAGTAATCATCCATGAAAAATAAAGAAATCATCATTGCAGGTGCCGGATTGGTAGGAAGTCTTTTAGGATTAAGATTGGCACAGAGAGGATTTAAAGTTTCCATTTACGAATCCCGTTCGGACATGCGAAAAAGTGATATTTCCGCCGGCAGATCGATCAACCTTGCCTTGTCTGATCGTGGGATTGGCGGGCTCAAGATTGTGGGAATGGAAAAAGAAATTCTCGCTCATGCAGTGCAAATGAATGGCAGGATGATTCATGATTTGGAAGGTCAGTTACTTTTCCAAAGTTACAGTGAACGTCCGGGAGAATTCATCAATTCAATCAGCAGGCGAACTCTAAATGTATATCTGATGGACGCGCTGGAAAAAATTCCCGGATCTTCCATTCATTTTAATACCAAATTAATTGGCTGGGATCACCAGACCGGAACTTGTCAGTTTCAAACCAATGATGGAAAAGTGATTCTGAAAGAAAATGCCACCTTACTTGCAACCGACGGCGCGAATTCTGCTGCACGAAAAGAACTGATGAATCTAAGTGCGCAAATCAGATTTAATTACAAGCAATTTTTTCAGAACTATGGATATAAAGAACTAACCATTCCACCAGCTGCAGATGGTTCTTTCAGATTAGAAGAAAATTCTTTACACATTTGGCCAAGGGGACATTTTATGATGATTGCATTGCCAAATCCGGATGCAACCTTTACCGCCACTTTGTTTATTTCCTATAAAGGCGAAG
This region of Candidatus Vicinibacter affinis genomic DNA includes:
- the kynU gene encoding kynureninase, coding for MLNDYKFLDQNDPLQQFRAEFCFPSDEEGVPYSYFCGNSLGLQPVKARAYINRELDDWAKHGVHGHEMAHFPWVRYHEFLTEPMAHIIGARPSEVVVMNTLSVNLHLMMVSFYNPTPKRNKILIEYSAFPSDRYAVDSQIKFHGYNPEDCLIILTPNEGEVYITKEKIEQTIRKHGDEIALILIGSVNYYTGQAYPIRYITELGHAHGCKVGFDLAHGAGNLLLNLHNDGPDFAVWCSYKYLNSGPGGLAGCFVHERHGESFELPRFAGWWGHDKANRFKMSPQLKLMSGAEGWQLSNPPILPMASLMASLEIFQRAGMVAMRKKSISLHNYLRQLIESLEHPSIRILTPLSEEERGCQLSIQIKNGDKRIYKQLSEQQIIADWREPDVIRVAPVPLYNSFEDAWQLYQSLKKILAV
- a CDS encoding KUP/HAK/KT family potassium transporter encodes the protein MSDPSHGVQRLSLAGVLITLGIIFGDIGTSPLYVIQAILDDREVSKELIYGGMSCVFWTLILITTGKYVILALNADNKGEGGIFALYALVRRYKSKYVIYPAIIGCATLIADGFITPPISISSAVEGIKMIYPNAHINTVPIVIGIIIGLFAFQQVGTQLVGKFFGPIMFTWFSMIGFLGLLQIIEHPQVLQALNPVYAIELLAKYPGGFWILGAVFLCTTGGEALYSDLGHCGKQNVRMSWSFVLIALLLSYFGQSAYLISNHEGQVIVDAAGHPNFRVFFALMPQWFLPFGVGIATLSTVIASQALISGVFTLTNEAMKLHLWFRMKVNYPTDLKGQVYIPSINWFLMVGCIVVVLIFKKSENMEAAYGLAITVDMIMTTLLLGFFYRIKFHAFYIPLVITFLVLCIESTFLIANLDKFAHGGWFSFLIAAGVATMVFVLYNAQKIRQKHTMFVELKDYIPVLQDLQHDLTIPKESSHLVYLALADDKRLIDSNIMYSILRKRPKRADVYWFVHVEIGDEPYRKSFHVDTIVPKEIFFIHLKFGFKVPHKVNAMFYEIVDQMVASGEVDTVSTYPSLRKHHLPADFKFLLLRTRVSADTELNAFERWVVQSYRMIKKFSLPAFEDFGLEVSNVEEEVVPILVGPKAEMKLKRENS
- a CDS encoding FAD-dependent monooxygenase, translating into MKNKEIIIAGAGLVGSLLGLRLAQRGFKVSIYESRSDMRKSDISAGRSINLALSDRGIGGLKIVGMEKEILAHAVQMNGRMIHDLEGQLLFQSYSERPGEFINSISRRTLNVYLMDALEKIPGSSIHFNTKLIGWDHQTGTCQFQTNDGKVILKENATLLATDGANSAARKELMNLSAQIRFNYKQFFQNYGYKELTIPPAADGSFRLEENSLHIWPRGHFMMIALPNPDATFTATLFISYKGEDSLEHLNTKQDVQNYYEKYFNDALPLIPELQKEFFDHPTGHLYSVKCDPWHFEDKLLLLGDAAHAIIPFYGQGMNCGFEDVVVLDKLLDQNLEGEELFAKFTELRKINSDAISDLAEDNFIEMRDKVGDPIFQKKKSLESRLEKLFPNYYSKYALVTFRPDVSYHQAMTLGRKQDDLLIELCKNNTSISDDELPSIYHKLQQLQEK
- a CDS encoding AMP nucleosidase, whose product is MKTKQEIVENWLPRYTGTPLKDFGAYIILVNFSHYVDLFAKWHKVKINGKDRPMQNATADNITIINFGMGSPNAGTVVDLLTAIMPKAVLFLGKCGGLKIKKNKIGDLILPIAAIRGEGTSNDYLPPEVPALPAFALQKAISTTIREYEKDYWTGTVYTTNKRVWEHRKDFKKYLAELRALAIDMETATIFIASFKNRIPAGALLLVSDMPMVPEGVKTEESDKKVTEEFLVTHLKIGIDSLKKLITNAQTVRHLKF
- a CDS encoding tyrosine recombinase XerD — protein: MDWVSAIKGFQAYLKLERSLSSHSLDAYSRDVAKLSRFVAEELDHKSPLKIELQDLIQFISWLNKVQLDSRSQARILSGVRAFYKFLLVEDLLNEDPTELLEGPRQAKYLPDFLSVEEIDMVLQAVDLSVERGHRDRAILETLYACGLRVSELVNSKWSDLMEDLGILKVIGKGNKERLVPIGEQALHQLILYRDSYRNKLPVVKGYEDFIFLNKFGKKLSRISVFNLVKEYVSKAGIHKTVSPHTFRHSFATHLVEGGAGLRLVQEMLGHESITTTEIYTHLDLHYLRDTIMRFHPMNQRTKLETTSAD